Proteins encoded together in one Acidobacteriota bacterium window:
- a CDS encoding aldo/keto reductase — protein sequence MSIPRIAIAPGYDISRILKGGWQLAGGHGTIDRAAALDDMARFVDAGITTFDCADIYTGVEELIGAFRRGRRGVPIQVHTKYVPDLNTLATVTRRDVEAAIDRSLARLGVAQLDLVQFHWWDYAVPRYVDVARWLDDGRRAGKIANLGATNFDSRRLRELIDAGVSLVSNQVQYSVMDQRPATAMSALCEEAGVQLLCYGGLAGGFLSDRYLDRPAPPAPLDNRSLVKYRLIIDEFGGWDGFQRLLRALHDVATRHGVTIGTVALRWVLDRPQVAGVIVGARHGRHLADLQTVAALTLTPADLATIASAQAGSAGPSGDVYELERTPGGAHGSIMRYTLNAGPHSPVE from the coding sequence ATGAGCATTCCGCGGATCGCGATCGCACCGGGATACGACATCTCGCGCATCCTCAAAGGCGGCTGGCAGCTGGCCGGCGGCCATGGCACGATCGATCGAGCGGCGGCGCTCGACGACATGGCGCGCTTCGTGGACGCCGGCATCACCACGTTCGACTGCGCCGACATCTACACCGGCGTCGAGGAACTGATCGGCGCCTTTCGGCGCGGCCGGCGCGGCGTGCCGATTCAGGTCCACACCAAGTACGTTCCCGATCTCAACACGCTGGCCACCGTCACGCGCCGCGATGTCGAGGCCGCTATCGATCGGTCGCTGGCGCGTCTGGGCGTGGCGCAGCTGGACCTGGTCCAGTTCCACTGGTGGGACTACGCCGTGCCGCGCTACGTCGACGTGGCGCGATGGCTTGATGACGGCCGCCGTGCCGGCAAGATTGCGAACCTGGGCGCGACGAACTTCGACAGCCGCCGGCTCCGCGAGCTGATCGACGCGGGCGTGTCCCTCGTGTCGAACCAGGTCCAGTATTCAGTGATGGACCAAAGGCCTGCCACGGCGATGAGCGCGCTCTGCGAGGAAGCGGGTGTTCAGCTGCTGTGCTATGGCGGCCTGGCCGGCGGCTTCCTGTCGGACCGCTATCTCGATCGACCGGCGCCACCCGCGCCGCTCGATAACCGATCGCTCGTGAAGTACCGGTTAATCATCGATGAGTTTGGCGGGTGGGACGGCTTTCAGCGGTTGCTGCGCGCACTACACGACGTGGCCACACGCCACGGGGTCACAATCGGCACGGTCGCGCTGCGCTGGGTGCTCGATCGGCCGCAAGTGGCCGGCGTCATTGTCGGGGCGCGCCATGGCCGGCACCTGGCCGACCTGCAGACGGTGGCGGCCCTGACGCTCACGCCGGCCGACCTGGCGACGATTGCCTCGGCGCAGGCCGGCTCGGCCGGCCCGTCAGGCGACGTTTACGAGCTGGAGCGGACACCGGGCGGCGCGCACGGCTCGATCATGCGCTATACCCTCAACGCCGGACCCCACAGTCCGGTAGAGTGA
- a CDS encoding mandelate racemase/muconate lactonizing enzyme family protein, whose translation MKIVRILAYRVELPLHETTYKWSGGKSVTVFDSTVVRVETDAGLVGHGEVCPLGPFYLPAYAEGVRSGIRELGPHLIGADPRELTKLNGVMDAALKGHAYVKSGIDIACWDILGQAAGLPVCELLGGRYGDDFHLYRAISQESPDEMASRVAGYRAEGYRRFQLKVGGDPDVDIARIHTVAAELQPGDRLIADANTGWTQHEAMRVVKAVRDVDVYIEQPCLTYEECLSIRRHTPHPFVLDENVDGLDMLLRAKADLAMDVVNLKISKFGGLTKTRQARDLCASMGIAMTIEDSWGGDIVTAAIAHLAHSTPTPLLFTSTDFNSYVTVSIAEGAPQRTNGRLAASTAPGLGVTPRMDVLGPPVLVVE comes from the coding sequence ATGAAGATCGTACGGATCCTTGCCTACCGTGTCGAGTTGCCGCTGCACGAAACCACCTACAAGTGGTCGGGTGGCAAGTCGGTGACCGTGTTCGACTCCACTGTGGTGCGCGTCGAGACCGATGCCGGGCTCGTCGGACACGGGGAGGTCTGCCCGCTCGGGCCGTTTTACCTTCCGGCCTACGCCGAGGGCGTGCGATCGGGCATCCGAGAGCTCGGCCCTCATTTGATTGGCGCCGACCCGCGCGAGCTCACCAAGCTGAACGGCGTCATGGACGCGGCGCTGAAGGGACACGCCTACGTCAAGAGCGGGATCGACATCGCGTGCTGGGACATCCTGGGGCAAGCCGCCGGCCTGCCGGTGTGCGAGCTGCTCGGTGGCCGCTACGGCGACGACTTCCACCTGTATCGCGCGATCTCGCAGGAGTCGCCCGATGAAATGGCCAGCCGCGTCGCCGGATACCGCGCTGAAGGCTATCGCCGATTTCAGCTCAAGGTCGGCGGCGATCCCGATGTGGATATCGCGCGCATCCACACGGTAGCGGCGGAGCTGCAGCCAGGCGACCGGCTGATCGCCGACGCCAACACCGGCTGGACCCAGCACGAAGCCATGCGGGTGGTGAAGGCCGTGCGCGACGTCGATGTCTACATCGAGCAGCCGTGCCTGACCTACGAGGAGTGCCTGAGCATCCGCCGGCACACGCCGCATCCGTTCGTGCTCGACGAAAACGTCGACGGCCTCGACATGCTGCTGCGCGCGAAAGCCGATCTCGCGATGGACGTCGTCAACCTGAAAATCAGCAAGTTCGGCGGCCTGACCAAGACGCGCCAGGCCCGCGACCTGTGCGCGAGCATGGGCATCGCCATGACCATCGAGGATAGCTGGGGCGGCGACATCGTGACCGCGGCGATTGCGCACCTCGCCCACAGCACGCCTACGCCCCTACTGTTCACTAGCACCGACTTCAACAGCTACGTCACCGTGTCGATTGCCGAGGGCGCCCCGCAGAGGACGAACGGCCGCCTGGCGGCGTCCACCGCCCCTGGCCTTGGCGTCACACCACGAATGGACGTGCTCGGCCCGCCCGTGCTGGTCGTGGAATGA
- a CDS encoding peptidase produces the protein MTSRVASIVLALALLAGPAAAQSARIIVVNGDGPGIGFNDPTPATPVGGNPGTTRGQQALNVFQHSANRWAANLQSQQLITVIATFTPMTCSPTSGVLGGAAPNWSVRDYPAATGGTELEPNTWYPAALAEKLTRQEITELIDPNDAYEIFTLFNSQLGIGTCLTGNGWYFGLDNNQPANRIDLLSVVMHEFGHGLGVTVGPTSGETGARANGYPSVWERRMGDLSTGKRWIDMTNAERAASARNTNNLVWVGQKVTNVVPSVLDFGLRLEGIDPAFAPQELGASAFGPTIRNGRGVEGFVVAPNDGGGISLLDGCEPFPAGAPIAGNIVLVNRGTCPFTTKVLNAQNAGALAALIANNGPGPLSLGGAGPTITIPSFGITQALGAQLRSYPAPPLVRIGLHPLERQGTTAGFARLFAPNPFQRGSSVSHFDVSMTPSVLMEPSITSDLTTKVKNPFDLTLALLRDIGW, from the coding sequence GTGACCAGTAGAGTCGCCTCGATCGTTCTCGCGCTCGCCCTTCTCGCGGGCCCGGCCGCCGCGCAGTCGGCCCGCATCATCGTGGTCAACGGCGACGGCCCCGGTATCGGCTTCAACGACCCGACACCTGCCACTCCTGTGGGCGGCAATCCGGGCACGACGCGTGGCCAGCAGGCGCTCAACGTGTTCCAGCACTCCGCCAACCGGTGGGCGGCCAACCTGCAGAGCCAGCAGCTCATCACGGTCATCGCGACCTTCACACCGATGACGTGCTCGCCGACATCCGGCGTGCTCGGGGGGGCGGCGCCGAACTGGAGTGTCCGTGACTACCCGGCAGCGACGGGCGGGACGGAACTCGAACCGAACACTTGGTATCCCGCGGCGCTGGCGGAGAAGCTGACCCGCCAGGAGATCACGGAGTTGATCGACCCGAACGACGCATACGAGATCTTCACGCTCTTCAACAGCCAGCTCGGCATCGGCACATGCCTGACCGGCAACGGGTGGTACTTCGGTCTCGACAACAATCAGCCTGCCAATCGCATCGACCTGCTCTCGGTGGTGATGCACGAGTTCGGGCATGGTCTGGGCGTCACCGTCGGGCCGACCAGCGGCGAAACCGGCGCCCGCGCCAACGGCTACCCGTCGGTCTGGGAGAGGCGGATGGGTGACCTCTCGACCGGCAAGCGCTGGATCGACATGACCAACGCGGAACGCGCGGCGTCGGCCCGCAACACGAACAACCTCGTGTGGGTCGGCCAGAAGGTCACTAACGTTGTGCCCTCCGTGCTCGACTTCGGTCTGCGCCTCGAGGGCATCGACCCCGCGTTCGCGCCCCAGGAACTGGGTGCGTCGGCCTTCGGGCCGACGATCCGGAATGGCAGGGGAGTCGAGGGCTTCGTGGTGGCGCCCAACGATGGCGGCGGGATCTCGCTGCTGGACGGGTGTGAGCCGTTCCCCGCGGGGGCGCCGATCGCCGGCAACATCGTCCTGGTCAATCGAGGCACCTGCCCGTTCACCACGAAGGTGCTGAATGCCCAGAACGCCGGTGCGCTGGCGGCGCTGATTGCCAACAACGGCCCGGGCCCGCTGTCGCTTGGAGGCGCCGGCCCGACGATCACGATTCCCAGCTTCGGCATCACGCAGGCCTTGGGCGCGCAGCTCCGCTCGTACCCCGCCCCGCCGCTGGTGCGGATCGGGCTGCACCCACTGGAGCGGCAGGGCACCACGGCCGGCTTTGCGCGCCTGTTTGCGCCCAACCCCTTCCAGCGCGGATCGTCGGTCTCGCACTTCGACGTCAGCATGACGCCAAGCGTCCTCATGGAGCCGTCGATCACGTCGGACCTCACGACCAAGGTGAAGAACCCGTTCGACCTCACCCTCGCCCTCCTGCGCGACATCGGCTGGTAA
- a CDS encoding TrkH family potassium uptake protein — protein sequence MRLSLVVHVCGLIIRVFGVMFAAPAAIALAYGERADAIAFLVSGAVTTAIGQAMRRAGGVDAEQAIERMRRVEGLAVVSLSWLFISWSAALPYLWVGLSPIDAMFESMSGLTTTGATVLRDFSLYGQGLFFWRSMTQWLGGMGVIALFVAVLPRLAIGGREIFFAEASGPDDEKVSPQIRRTASLLWRVYAGLTILQTLALRWAGFSWFDSICHAFTTLAAGGFSPHPQSIAGYNNPTAEWVIIGFMFLAGANFALQYRALAQRSIQLVLRDEELRAYTGVIVLATVALVFILWNAMSAGANLRTSLFQVLSILTTTGYASVDFELWSQQAKTVLLGLMFIGGCAGSAGGGPKVVRHLLLAKFTMQELRRMLHPRAVLPVKLGGRVVQPSVLQGVIVFFLFYLLTFAVCSMIVILFGADIVTGISATAACLGNVGPGFGAVGPMGHFADLHPVSRITLTAAMWIGRLEVLTVLVILRPEAWRSGRWSSGERAAS from the coding sequence ATGAGGCTGTCGCTCGTCGTTCACGTCTGCGGCCTCATCATCCGCGTCTTTGGCGTGATGTTCGCGGCGCCGGCGGCGATTGCCCTGGCCTACGGCGAGCGCGCGGACGCGATCGCTTTCCTGGTGTCTGGTGCGGTCACGACGGCAATCGGCCAGGCCATGCGCCGCGCCGGTGGCGTCGACGCCGAGCAGGCCATTGAACGCATGCGCCGGGTCGAGGGCCTGGCGGTCGTCTCGCTGTCGTGGCTGTTCATCTCCTGGTCCGCGGCCCTCCCGTATTTATGGGTGGGCCTGAGCCCGATCGACGCGATGTTCGAGTCGATGTCGGGCCTGACCACCACCGGCGCGACCGTCTTGCGCGACTTCTCGCTCTACGGACAGGGCCTTTTCTTCTGGCGATCGATGACGCAGTGGCTCGGCGGCATGGGCGTGATCGCCCTGTTTGTCGCGGTGTTGCCGCGCCTGGCGATTGGCGGCCGCGAGATCTTCTTCGCCGAAGCGTCGGGCCCGGACGATGAGAAGGTGAGCCCGCAAATCCGCCGCACCGCGTCGCTGCTGTGGCGGGTGTACGCCGGCCTCACCATCCTGCAGACCCTCGCACTGAGGTGGGCGGGTTTCTCGTGGTTCGATTCGATCTGTCACGCGTTCACGACGCTGGCCGCCGGCGGCTTCTCACCTCACCCGCAGTCGATCGCCGGCTACAACAACCCCACCGCCGAGTGGGTGATCATCGGGTTCATGTTCCTGGCGGGCGCGAACTTCGCCCTGCAGTACCGGGCGCTGGCGCAGCGCAGCATTCAGTTGGTGCTGCGCGACGAGGAACTGCGCGCCTACACGGGCGTGATTGTCCTCGCGACTGTCGCGCTGGTGTTCATTCTCTGGAACGCCATGTCCGCGGGCGCCAACCTCCGCACTTCGCTGTTCCAGGTGCTGTCGATCCTGACGACCACCGGATACGCCAGCGTGGACTTCGAGCTGTGGAGCCAGCAGGCAAAAACCGTGCTCCTTGGACTGATGTTCATTGGCGGTTGCGCCGGGTCGGCCGGCGGCGGCCCCAAGGTCGTCCGCCACCTGTTGCTCGCGAAGTTCACCATGCAGGAACTGCGGCGCATGCTGCACCCCCGCGCCGTGCTGCCGGTCAAGCTCGGCGGACGGGTCGTGCAGCCCAGCGTGCTGCAGGGCGTGATCGTGTTCTTCCTGTTCTACCTGCTGACGTTCGCGGTGTGTTCGATGATCGTGATCCTCTTCGGCGCCGACATCGTGACCGGCATTTCGGCGACGGCGGCCTGCCTGGGCAACGTCGGCCCCGGCTTCGGCGCCGTCGGCCCGATGGGTCACTTCGCCGACCTTCACCCGGTAAGCCGGATCACGCTGACGGCGGCGATGTGGATTGGCCGTCTCGAGGTGCTGACGGTGCTCGTCATCCTGCGTCCTGAAGCGTGGCGATCGGGACGGTGGTCGTCGGGCGAGCGGGCAGCCTCGTGA
- a CDS encoding MFS transporter produces MTRVYYGWVMVGLAAAAMVGTLPGRTQGLGLVTEPLLADLGIGRVDYAELNLWATLVGSVFAIGIGRVLDRFGSQVVLTTIAVALGITVCVMATAQGFWALAITVTLTRGLGQSALSVVSIAMVGHWFVRKIDLAMATYSIVLSIGFMMAFPIVGALVQFWGWRGAWLTVGLSLALGLAPFSWLLARRGPEDLGLRPDGGTADPPHQTHPPHQPYQPHQPYQPESGYTWQQAVATPAFWLFSIGTALYGLVASGIGLFNESILAERGFGPDVYYQTLVVTAMTGLLGNFGGGWLAMRMSLPRLMATSLFVLAAGLAALPHVTTITQVMTWAAAMGLGGGLVMVLFFGVWPRVYGRKHLGRIQGAAQAMTVLASAVGPLLLAWCVEWTGSYTTVFYLLAAVIAATAIVSLITRLPARPTTTVPIATLQDAG; encoded by the coding sequence TTGACGCGCGTCTACTACGGGTGGGTGATGGTCGGCCTGGCGGCTGCCGCCATGGTCGGGACCCTCCCGGGACGGACGCAAGGCCTGGGCCTCGTCACCGAGCCCCTGCTCGCCGATCTGGGCATCGGCCGGGTGGACTACGCGGAATTGAACCTGTGGGCGACGCTCGTCGGGTCGGTCTTCGCCATCGGCATCGGCCGGGTGCTCGATCGTTTCGGCTCGCAAGTCGTGCTCACGACGATCGCCGTCGCTCTCGGCATCACGGTGTGCGTCATGGCCACGGCGCAAGGCTTCTGGGCGCTGGCGATCACGGTGACGCTGACCCGCGGCCTGGGGCAAAGCGCGCTGTCGGTGGTCAGCATTGCCATGGTCGGGCATTGGTTTGTCCGCAAGATCGACCTGGCGATGGCGACCTACAGCATCGTGCTGAGCATCGGCTTCATGATGGCCTTTCCCATCGTCGGGGCGCTGGTGCAGTTCTGGGGATGGCGCGGAGCCTGGCTCACCGTTGGCTTGTCGCTGGCGCTGGGATTGGCGCCTTTCAGCTGGCTGCTCGCGCGCCGGGGCCCGGAAGACCTCGGTCTTCGGCCCGACGGCGGCACCGCCGACCCGCCCCACCAGACCCACCCGCCCCACCAGCCCTACCAGCCCCACCAGCCCTACCAGCCCGAATCCGGATACACCTGGCAGCAAGCCGTCGCCACTCCGGCGTTCTGGCTGTTCTCGATCGGCACCGCGCTCTACGGGCTGGTCGCGTCGGGCATCGGGCTGTTCAACGAATCCATTCTTGCGGAGCGCGGCTTCGGTCCCGACGTCTACTACCAGACGTTGGTGGTCACGGCCATGACCGGGCTGCTCGGCAACTTCGGCGGCGGCTGGCTCGCCATGCGGATGTCGTTGCCGCGATTGATGGCCACTTCGCTGTTCGTGTTGGCCGCCGGACTCGCGGCGCTTCCGCATGTCACGACGATCACCCAAGTGATGACCTGGGCGGCGGCGATGGGACTGGGCGGTGGATTGGTGATGGTGTTGTTCTTCGGCGTGTGGCCGCGCGTCTACGGCCGCAAGCACCTCGGCCGGATTCAGGGCGCCGCGCAGGCAATGACGGTGCTCGCGTCGGCCGTGGGCCCGCTGCTGCTGGCGTGGTGCGTCGAGTGGACCGGCAGCTACACCACGGTCTTCTACCTGCTTGCCGCCGTCATCGCCGCCACGGCGATCGTTTCGCTGATCACGAGGCTGCCCGCTCGCCCGACGACCACCGTCCCGATCGCCACGCTTCAGGACGCAGGATGA
- a CDS encoding TIGR04076 family protein yields the protein MADRDDSFELYDLRVAVIATERAMVCSHAAGDWFEVRGENLTLPAGQAFSIYALAALLPLLPAKQRVTHAHDWMTTDTDIACPDPNCGARFRITRLGKRTFRHRDVTAVPLPPA from the coding sequence ATGGCGGATCGTGACGACAGCTTCGAGCTGTATGACTTGCGCGTGGCAGTCATCGCCACCGAGCGGGCCATGGTCTGCAGCCATGCCGCGGGCGATTGGTTCGAGGTGCGCGGCGAAAACCTGACGCTGCCGGCCGGGCAGGCGTTCTCGATCTACGCGCTGGCGGCGCTGCTGCCGCTGCTGCCCGCCAAGCAGCGGGTGACGCATGCCCACGACTGGATGACCACCGACACCGATATTGCGTGCCCCGATCCCAACTGCGGCGCGCGGTTCCGGATCACGCGCCTGGGCAAGCGGACCTTCCGCCATCGTGACGTGACGGCCGTACCCCTGCCACCAGCATGA
- a CDS encoding Na+/H+ antiporter NhaC family protein, with product MPEVAIDRPTEGGRPSVVMRGGIAGALAPFAVFLGGVGWLAFMGAPDERGFWPILLAAIATGIALARDRHRYCDALLAGMAQPIVMLMIMAWLLAGVLSTLLGAAGFVEALIWLARSAGVGGGAYVAAAFVVCCLVATSTGTSFGTIIIGGPLLYPAGAATGAEPAMLIGAILGGATFGDSISPISDTTIASAGTQQADIAGTVRARLKYVLPAAAVALAAYAVAGGAVEAPTAGAIAAAVGRPDGLPMILVPILVIVMLLLKRHLVESLIAGAGVAIVLGLALGLLRADQLLRFEAGSFTARSLIIDGLERGVGVSVFTLLLVALVSGFEATGVLKRFVTRAGHAASAMRAEAGIVAAVSAAVLLTTHSVVAVLAVGPFAAATGGRAGIGPYRRANLLDLTVCTWPFLLPYFLPTILSSNATQSGVALGMPRISAFDAGMHNIYSWALIVVVILAVATGFGRSEGPREANTN from the coding sequence ATGCCGGAAGTGGCAATTGACCGTCCGACTGAAGGCGGGCGCCCCAGTGTCGTGATGCGCGGCGGAATCGCCGGCGCCCTGGCGCCGTTCGCAGTATTCCTCGGCGGCGTGGGGTGGCTCGCGTTCATGGGCGCGCCCGACGAACGCGGCTTTTGGCCGATCCTGCTGGCGGCCATCGCCACCGGCATTGCCCTGGCCCGCGATCGGCACCGCTACTGCGACGCGCTGCTGGCCGGCATGGCCCAGCCGATCGTCATGCTGATGATCATGGCCTGGCTGCTCGCCGGCGTGCTCAGCACGTTGCTCGGCGCCGCCGGTTTTGTCGAGGCGCTGATCTGGCTGGCGCGCTCGGCGGGCGTAGGCGGCGGCGCCTACGTCGCCGCCGCGTTCGTGGTGTGCTGCCTCGTCGCCACCTCCACCGGCACGAGCTTCGGCACCATTATCATTGGCGGGCCGCTGCTCTATCCGGCCGGCGCGGCGACTGGTGCGGAGCCCGCGATGTTGATCGGCGCCATTCTTGGCGGCGCGACATTCGGCGACAGCATCTCGCCGATTTCCGATACCACGATCGCGTCGGCGGGAACGCAGCAGGCCGACATCGCCGGCACGGTGCGGGCGCGGTTGAAGTACGTGCTGCCGGCGGCCGCGGTCGCGCTGGCGGCGTACGCCGTGGCCGGCGGCGCTGTCGAAGCACCCACCGCCGGAGCGATCGCCGCGGCGGTTGGCCGGCCCGATGGCCTGCCCATGATCCTGGTCCCGATCCTGGTGATTGTGATGCTGTTACTGAAGCGGCACCTGGTCGAATCGCTGATCGCGGGTGCGGGAGTGGCGATCGTGCTCGGTCTCGCACTCGGCTTGCTGCGCGCTGATCAACTGCTGCGCTTCGAGGCCGGCAGCTTCACGGCCCGCAGCCTGATCATCGATGGTCTCGAGCGCGGCGTCGGGGTGTCGGTGTTCACCCTGCTGCTGGTCGCGCTGGTCTCGGGCTTCGAGGCCACCGGGGTGTTGAAACGTTTCGTCACGCGTGCCGGGCACGCGGCCAGCGCCATGCGCGCCGAAGCCGGGATCGTCGCGGCCGTGTCGGCGGCGGTGCTGTTGACGACGCACAGCGTGGTCGCGGTCCTGGCGGTCGGTCCGTTCGCGGCCGCCACGGGCGGGCGGGCCGGCATTGGGCCCTATCGCCGCGCCAACCTGCTCGATCTTACGGTCTGCACCTGGCCCTTCCTGCTGCCGTACTTCCTGCCGACGATTCTCTCCTCCAACGCCACGCAGTCGGGAGTCGCCTTGGGGATGCCCCGGATCTCGGCCTTTGACGCCGGCATGCACAACATCTACTCCTGGGCGCTGATCGTCGTCGTGATTCTGGCCGTAGCCACGGGGTTTGGCCGGTCTGAGGGGCCACGGGAGGCGAACACTAACTAA
- the trkA gene encoding Trk system potassium transporter TrkA, translating into MRIVIVGGGEVGSALARALAAEHEIAVIDNNPAIADRFASLDVDFVHGSGTSEDVLARADIKGAGFFIACTGLDEVNIVACAIANRISSPETICLVSRADFIGSSSNAGLAPFGINRVLWPEAQLAVDIEQVVTAPGAIDAEVLAGGVVRLLEYKLDDSSPLVAAPVGALHLPRGSLIVAVKRGGRLFVPRGATQLAAGDKVILMGTPEAMREVQKIVQPGANQGRQRVTIIGGGDVGLEVAERLEKADNVDVRIVERGQERGALLAARLKHTLVLNGDGTDLEFLESEDVGHSDVLVCVIDNDERNLLASLLGRQLGVPKIVTRVSRPGNLRLFERVGIDVALSARGAAVAAILHQISGGTSSLLAVLEHGEARVLELTVSKDFEPRQLKGIGTPEDVIVAAILRGDHAIVPRGDDRIDPGDRILVFCTRAAAPRVQAYFSGTGA; encoded by the coding sequence ATGCGCATAGTCATTGTCGGCGGCGGTGAAGTGGGGTCGGCCCTGGCCCGGGCCCTGGCCGCCGAACACGAAATTGCGGTCATCGATAACAACCCCGCCATCGCGGATCGCTTCGCGTCCCTCGATGTCGATTTCGTTCACGGCAGCGGCACCAGCGAAGACGTGCTGGCGCGCGCCGACATCAAGGGGGCCGGGTTCTTTATTGCCTGCACCGGCCTCGACGAAGTCAACATCGTGGCCTGCGCGATCGCGAACCGCATCTCGAGCCCCGAGACCATTTGCCTGGTTTCGCGCGCCGACTTCATCGGCTCGTCCAGCAACGCCGGCCTGGCGCCCTTCGGCATCAACCGCGTGCTGTGGCCCGAAGCGCAGCTGGCCGTGGATATCGAGCAGGTGGTCACCGCGCCGGGCGCGATCGATGCCGAGGTCCTCGCCGGCGGCGTGGTCCGGCTGCTCGAATACAAGCTGGACGACTCGTCGCCGCTGGTGGCCGCCCCGGTGGGCGCGTTGCACTTGCCGCGCGGGTCGCTGATCGTCGCCGTCAAGCGCGGCGGCAGGCTGTTCGTGCCGCGCGGCGCGACGCAGTTGGCAGCGGGCGACAAGGTCATCCTGATGGGCACGCCCGAGGCCATGCGCGAGGTCCAGAAGATCGTCCAGCCGGGCGCCAACCAGGGGCGTCAACGCGTCACCATCATCGGCGGCGGCGACGTCGGTCTCGAGGTGGCCGAACGCCTCGAGAAGGCCGACAACGTTGACGTGCGGATTGTCGAGCGTGGCCAGGAACGGGGCGCCCTGCTGGCCGCGCGGCTGAAGCACACCCTCGTGTTGAACGGCGACGGCACCGACCTGGAGTTCCTCGAGTCCGAGGATGTCGGCCATAGCGATGTGCTGGTGTGCGTGATCGACAACGACGAGCGCAACCTGCTGGCGTCGCTGCTCGGACGCCAGCTCGGTGTTCCGAAGATCGTGACCCGGGTCAGCCGCCCTGGCAATCTCCGCCTGTTCGAACGGGTCGGCATCGACGTGGCGCTCTCGGCGCGCGGCGCCGCGGTGGCGGCGATCCTGCACCAGATTTCCGGCGGCACCTCCAGCCTGCTGGCCGTGCTCGAGCACGGTGAAGCGCGCGTACTCGAGCTGACCGTGTCGAAGGACTTCGAGCCGCGGCAGCTCAAGGGCATCGGCACGCCCGAAGATGTCATCGTCGCCGCCATCCTGCGCGGCGACCACGCGATTGTGCCGCGGGGCGACGACCGCATCGATCCCGGCGATCGCATCCTCGTCTTCTGCACGCGCGCGGCGGCGCCCCGGGTGCAGGCCTACTTCAGCGGCACGGGTGCGTAG